The following proteins are encoded in a genomic region of Oscillatoria sp. FACHB-1407:
- a CDS encoding NADPH-dependent F420 reductase codes for MNIGIIGAGNMGTGMGKFWAQNGHKLMLSYSRSPDKLKAAAESIGSGTLVGTPAEAVQFADVVVLSVAWTAVEDALQQAGSLDGKILFSCVNALLPNMGGLAVGTTTSAAEEIAKLAPGARIVEAMPLFAEVLHSSSRLFGEQKPTVFYCGDDEDAKAIVAQLLQETEVDAIDAGPLKSARYVEPAGFLLVQLAYAQNMGQVALKLLQR; via the coding sequence GTGAACATTGGAATTATTGGTGCGGGCAATATGGGCACAGGCATGGGTAAGTTTTGGGCGCAGAACGGACACAAGCTTATGCTGAGCTATTCTCGTAGCCCAGACAAGCTCAAAGCAGCAGCAGAATCTATCGGTTCAGGCACTCTGGTTGGTACTCCCGCAGAAGCTGTGCAGTTTGCTGATGTAGTTGTGCTATCAGTGGCTTGGACAGCGGTTGAAGATGCTCTCCAACAAGCGGGTTCGCTGGATGGAAAAATCCTATTTAGCTGTGTCAATGCACTCTTACCCAACATGGGCGGATTGGCAGTGGGAACAACTACATCAGCCGCCGAGGAGATCGCGAAACTCGCTCCGGGTGCTCGAATTGTTGAGGCAATGCCATTGTTTGCTGAAGTGCTACACTCCTCGTCTCGCTTGTTTGGTGAGCAGAAGCCTACCGTGTTTTATTGCGGAGATGACGAGGATGCCAAAGCAATCGTTGCTCAATTGCTGCAAGAAACAGAAGTAGACGCGATCGATGCTGGACCGCTCAAAAGTGCTCGCTATGTTGAGCCAGCAGGATTTTTGTTAGTGCAGCTTGCCTATGCCCAAAACATGGGACAGGTTGCCCTGAAATTGCTGCAACGGTAG
- a CDS encoding antibiotic biosynthesis monooxygenase — translation METRTEEENQPVTVVISQLVKPGKERAFEQWLTGICSAAKSFSGHLGTNIIRPPQRTHSEYVIIFKFDHYRSLQTWMNSKERQQWIIKALPLIQGAPNVQELSGLEAWFSLPGRLLNLPPPRYKTAILVWASISVLTNTLAPLFSYALRGFPTLVTSVIISAIVTTLMTYVVMPQVTQVFSKWLYPEG, via the coding sequence ATGGAAACTCGTACTGAGGAAGAAAATCAACCTGTTACGGTAGTGATCTCGCAGTTAGTCAAACCTGGAAAAGAGAGAGCGTTTGAGCAATGGTTGACTGGGATTTGCAGCGCAGCCAAGAGCTTTAGTGGACATCTTGGCACGAACATCATTCGTCCTCCTCAAAGGACGCATTCCGAATACGTCATTATCTTCAAGTTTGACCACTATCGTAGTTTGCAAACCTGGATGAATTCAAAAGAACGTCAGCAGTGGATTATCAAAGCTCTGCCACTGATTCAAGGTGCGCCCAATGTTCAAGAATTGTCTGGTTTAGAAGCCTGGTTCTCTTTGCCAGGACGGCTACTGAACCTTCCCCCTCCACGGTATAAAACGGCGATTCTAGTTTGGGCTTCAATCTCAGTGTTAACGAATACTCTTGCTCCGCTATTTAGCTACGCCTTGAGAGGATTTCCAACATTGGTCACTTCAGTGATCATTTCAGCCATTGTCACTACCTTGATGACGTATGTTGTCATGCCTCAAGTCACTCAAGTGTTCTCTAAATGGCTCTATCCAGAGGGGTAA
- a CDS encoding aldehyde dehydrogenase family protein gives MVAQLDALKSSNRPDFPITLTQLFINGEWRNSSNGKTFDVIDPTTEAVAAQVAEGTQADAEDAIAAALQAFEQGPWGQISGHERGKILWRVGDLFLKYTEELAFLQAKEMGRLYTDSITIDIPHLANTFHYFAGWASKLEGSVKQTTKGLHTYTLREPLGVIAAITPFNFPLVLSIHKFAPALAAGNTIVHKPSSSTPLSALKVAAIMQEAGVPDGVFNVLPGPGSTVGHTLSTHPDVHKVAITGSTASGIRVIKDSADTLKHLTMELGGKSANIIFADADLDAAAETAYYGVFYNKGEICYAGSRMLVERSIYNEMIDRVAGWAKRTKVGDPFDPESQMGPIANKSEYENVLRYMEIGQQDGARLVAGGKAVDIGTGKGYFVEPTVFADVNSDMTIAREETFGPILSVIPFDTFEDAIQIANNNQYGLASGVHTRDIKKAHRAAARLKAGTVWVNTWGQFDPSSPFGGYKMSGYGRENGQEALEFYLQTKTVWVDLS, from the coding sequence ATGGTTGCACAACTTGATGCACTAAAATCATCCAATCGTCCTGATTTTCCCATTACCCTGACCCAACTCTTCATCAATGGGGAATGGCGTAATTCCAGCAACGGAAAAACGTTTGATGTCATTGACCCAACCACAGAAGCAGTGGCTGCCCAGGTTGCAGAAGGGACACAAGCAGATGCAGAAGATGCGATCGCCGCAGCACTCCAAGCTTTTGAGCAAGGTCCGTGGGGACAAATCAGCGGCCATGAGCGGGGCAAAATCCTGTGGCGAGTGGGTGACTTGTTCCTGAAATACACCGAGGAATTAGCATTTTTGCAAGCGAAGGAAATGGGGCGGCTGTACACAGACAGCATCACGATCGACATTCCTCACCTGGCAAATACATTTCACTACTTCGCAGGTTGGGCAAGTAAACTGGAGGGGTCTGTAAAGCAAACCACCAAAGGATTACATACCTATACTCTGCGGGAACCGTTGGGAGTTATAGCAGCCATCACACCGTTCAATTTTCCCTTGGTTCTCTCCATTCACAAGTTTGCCCCTGCCCTTGCGGCTGGAAATACCATTGTCCATAAACCGTCCTCCTCCACACCGCTGTCTGCGTTGAAAGTGGCAGCCATCATGCAAGAGGCAGGTGTCCCGGATGGTGTATTCAATGTGCTTCCAGGTCCGGGAAGTACGGTTGGACATACGCTTTCAACCCATCCTGATGTTCACAAAGTTGCAATTACAGGATCAACAGCAAGCGGAATTCGAGTGATTAAAGACTCTGCCGATACACTAAAACATTTGACGATGGAACTGGGCGGCAAGTCTGCCAATATTATTTTTGCGGATGCTGATCTCGATGCAGCCGCAGAGACTGCTTATTACGGCGTGTTCTATAACAAGGGTGAGATTTGTTATGCCGGATCGCGGATGTTAGTTGAGCGGTCTATCTATAACGAAATGATCGATCGCGTCGCGGGATGGGCAAAACGAACCAAAGTCGGTGATCCCTTTGATCCTGAAAGCCAGATGGGGCCGATCGCGAACAAGAGTGAATATGAGAATGTGCTGCGGTACATGGAGATTGGTCAGCAGGATGGGGCACGATTGGTTGCAGGTGGCAAAGCGGTAGATATCGGTACCGGAAAAGGCTACTTTGTGGAGCCAACGGTGTTTGCCGATGTCAACAGTGATATGACGATCGCCCGTGAAGAAACCTTTGGTCCGATTCTGTCTGTGATTCCTTTTGATACCTTTGAGGATGCAATTCAGATTGCTAATAACAATCAATACGGGTTAGCTTCAGGAGTGCATACCCGTGACATTAAGAAAGCCCATCGAGCCGCCGCTCGTCTCAAGGCAGGTACAGTTTGGGTCAATACGTGGGGACAGTTTGATCCATCCAGTCCATTTGGCGGCTATAAGATGAGCGGTTATGGGCGCGAGAATGGTCAAGAAGCACTGGAGTTTTACCTCCAAACTAAGACTGTATGGGTTGATCTTTCATAG
- a CDS encoding SDR family oxidoreductase, whose protein sequence is MTIPLKPVQDQVVVVFGASSGMGRAAAKLFATKGARVVAAARGAEGLASLKAEIESAGGTCVTQVADVSAFEQVKSVADLAIAQFGRIDTWVGVAGVWATASFEETKPEELYRIIQVNLFGQAHGLWAALPHLKRNIERGEPGGAIICFSSVLGQLGHPMTSAYCASKHGLNGMVDALRIELKQQNLPISVTTIMPFGTNTPIYDTGLSRIGFTPRPAPPIVQPEVVAEAVVYAAEHSVRQVYGSGIAKALVMVNQLVPELMDDFMAVNLSPEKQKSKKAIADNEPNGLYFPVADWRVHGDFDDESIERSPYVLLQTGQNVSDGMSEVEGTLNSVLSSEGAKARGIDSNAVLTVLHQLAQGQAQQWVKPTVGAV, encoded by the coding sequence ATGACGATTCCATTAAAGCCGGTTCAGGATCAAGTGGTCGTGGTATTTGGTGCATCCAGCGGCATGGGACGGGCAGCCGCTAAACTGTTTGCGACAAAAGGTGCCAGGGTTGTTGCAGCGGCACGCGGAGCAGAAGGACTGGCATCTCTTAAAGCAGAAATTGAATCAGCAGGCGGAACCTGTGTGACGCAAGTGGCAGATGTCAGTGCTTTTGAGCAGGTGAAAAGTGTTGCAGATCTGGCGATCGCCCAGTTTGGACGCATTGATACCTGGGTGGGTGTGGCTGGAGTCTGGGCAACGGCTAGCTTTGAAGAAACGAAACCAGAAGAACTTTATCGCATCATCCAGGTCAATTTGTTTGGTCAAGCGCACGGTCTGTGGGCAGCCCTACCTCACCTGAAGCGCAATATTGAACGGGGTGAACCCGGTGGAGCAATCATTTGCTTTTCCTCGGTTTTAGGACAGTTGGGGCATCCGATGACCTCTGCCTACTGTGCCTCTAAGCATGGACTCAATGGTATGGTCGATGCCCTGCGAATTGAACTGAAACAGCAAAACCTGCCTATCAGCGTCACCACCATCATGCCCTTTGGCACGAATACTCCAATCTATGACACGGGACTCTCCCGAATTGGCTTTACGCCTCGTCCCGCTCCGCCCATTGTGCAGCCCGAAGTCGTTGCCGAAGCGGTGGTTTACGCCGCAGAACATTCCGTGCGACAGGTCTATGGCAGCGGCATTGCCAAGGCATTAGTAATGGTCAATCAGCTTGTTCCAGAGTTGATGGATGACTTTATGGCAGTGAATCTGTCTCCTGAAAAGCAGAAGTCGAAAAAAGCAATTGCTGATAACGAACCCAATGGGCTTTACTTTCCCGTTGCTGATTGGCGTGTTCACGGTGATTTTGATGATGAATCCATTGAGCGATCGCCCTATGTTCTCCTGCAAACCGGGCAAAACGTCAGTGATGGCATGTCAGAAGTTGAGGGGACATTGAACAGTGTACTGTCCTCAGAGGGTGCGAAAGCGCGAGGCATTGATAGCAATGCTGTGTTGACTGTTCTCCACCAATTAGCACAGGGACAAGCGCAGCAGTGGGTGAAACCTACAGTTGGTGCAGTTTAG
- a CDS encoding SDR family oxidoreductase, which translates to MELQNKVALITGASSGIGRAIAEDLDAVGMNLILTARSQDKLEKVAASLKNAKVFAATITDPDVPQKLVDFAIATFGQLDVVINNAGAMTIGSIEEVDIEAVCQMVRLNVESVYRLAYTALRYFKQNGSGFLINTSSIAGLKTSPTVGAYSGTKHAVEAFTDALRMELAGTGVKVAAIAPGTVDTGLYDHWGQDSKDWVMTGGALQPQDIARGVRTVLEQPDHVLIPRMLIVPTNAGF; encoded by the coding sequence ATGGAACTACAGAACAAAGTTGCGTTGATCACTGGAGCCAGTAGTGGCATTGGCAGGGCGATCGCCGAGGATTTAGATGCAGTAGGGATGAATTTAATCCTCACAGCCCGATCGCAAGATAAGTTAGAGAAAGTAGCGGCATCACTCAAAAACGCCAAAGTATTTGCTGCCACAATTACTGACCCGGATGTTCCACAAAAATTAGTGGATTTTGCGATCGCTACCTTTGGGCAACTCGATGTTGTGATCAACAACGCTGGAGCCATGACGATTGGCTCCATTGAAGAAGTAGACATTGAAGCAGTTTGCCAAATGGTCCGCCTTAATGTGGAATCCGTTTATCGATTGGCATACACGGCATTGCGCTACTTTAAACAAAACGGGAGCGGTTTTTTAATCAACACATCCAGCATTGCTGGCTTGAAAACTTCTCCAACTGTAGGAGCATACAGTGGCACAAAGCACGCTGTTGAAGCCTTTACCGATGCTCTCAGGATGGAATTAGCCGGAACTGGAGTCAAAGTTGCGGCGATCGCTCCTGGCACTGTTGATACAGGCTTGTATGACCACTGGGGGCAAGACAGTAAAGACTGGGTGATGACAGGAGGTGCGCTGCAACCGCAGGACATTGCCCGTGGCGTGCGAACTGTTCTAGAGCAACCTGACCATGTTCTCATCCCCAGAATGCTCATTGTGCCAACCAATGCAGGATTCTAG
- a CDS encoding SDR family NAD(P)-dependent oxidoreductase, translated as MAEQPRIAVITGSNRGLGYAIARKLGQQGIKVVVTSRREAEGLAAKEQLVAEGIQADYHTLDVTDSDSIHILPPG; from the coding sequence ATGGCAGAACAACCTCGAATTGCAGTCATCACAGGCAGTAATCGTGGATTGGGGTATGCAATTGCCCGCAAGTTAGGGCAGCAAGGCATCAAAGTCGTTGTAACAAGCCGTCGAGAAGCAGAAGGATTAGCTGCAAAAGAGCAATTGGTCGCTGAAGGAATCCAGGCAGATTATCATACGCTCGATGTTACAGACAGCGACAGTATTCACATCTTGCCGCCTGGGTGA
- a CDS encoding aldehyde dehydrogenase family protein gives MTIDFSVKLDETVKQDNSLCDFHKVEPHPSSPQRISISPGQLLINGQWRDAETGETMPTNDPTTESEITRVAKGSVADANAAVDAALEAFENGPWGKMHHEERAKIMFRIADLMDAHAEEFAVREAMDMGMPYTDFITTVMPHCSGLFRFFGGLAMSAMNGGYRTSYESDIRMLTRREPLGVVAAITPFNFPLALSVSKIAPGFAAGNTFVHKPASDTPLSALLLGQIMLEAGVPEGVYNLVTGPGGSLGDALVKNPKVDKVAFTGSTGVGQGIIKNGADTLKHLTMELGGKSPNIIFADANIDQAVQAAFWGIFWNKGEVCVAGSRLLVERSVYDEVVEKLSRKANDAILGDPLDPATQIGPIASPSEYKKVWSYVEAGKQSSARLVAGGNTRKVNGKGLFIEPTLFADATNDMKISREEIFGPVLPIIPFDTEEDAIRIANDTPYGLASGIQTGNLGRALRLADKIKAGTVWINTWHKYHPNAPFGGFKMSGYGREQGAEALESYTQYKTVWANLV, from the coding sequence ATGACGATAGATTTCAGCGTCAAACTCGACGAAACGGTCAAACAAGATAATTCATTATGCGATTTTCATAAGGTAGAACCCCATCCTAGTTCTCCTCAACGAATCTCCATTTCGCCCGGTCAACTGCTCATTAATGGGCAATGGCGAGATGCAGAAACGGGAGAAACGATGCCCACCAACGACCCAACTACAGAGTCAGAAATCACACGGGTCGCTAAAGGTAGCGTAGCCGATGCCAATGCCGCTGTTGATGCTGCACTGGAGGCTTTTGAGAACGGTCCCTGGGGCAAGATGCACCATGAGGAACGCGCCAAAATTATGTTCCGCATTGCGGACCTGATGGATGCTCACGCAGAAGAGTTCGCCGTGCGTGAAGCGATGGATATGGGAATGCCCTATACCGACTTCATCACGACCGTCATGCCTCATTGCTCTGGGTTATTTCGCTTCTTCGGTGGTCTTGCGATGAGTGCCATGAATGGCGGCTATCGCACGTCTTACGAATCCGATATTCGGATGCTAACCCGCCGTGAACCATTGGGTGTTGTCGCTGCAATTACGCCCTTCAACTTTCCGTTGGCATTGTCTGTTAGCAAAATTGCACCAGGTTTTGCAGCCGGGAATACCTTCGTTCACAAACCTGCGTCTGATACACCCCTGAGTGCGCTGCTATTGGGACAAATTATGTTGGAAGCGGGAGTGCCGGAAGGCGTGTATAACCTGGTGACGGGTCCCGGTGGCTCTTTAGGGGATGCTCTGGTGAAGAACCCCAAAGTGGATAAGGTGGCGTTTACCGGGTCAACCGGGGTCGGGCAGGGCATTATCAAGAATGGGGCAGATACGCTGAAGCATCTGACGATGGAACTCGGTGGAAAATCGCCCAACATCATCTTTGCCGATGCCAACATCGATCAGGCCGTTCAAGCAGCATTTTGGGGTATTTTCTGGAACAAAGGTGAGGTTTGTGTTGCTGGCTCACGGCTCTTGGTGGAGCGATCGGTGTACGACGAAGTGGTAGAAAAGCTTTCCAGAAAGGCGAATGATGCCATTCTGGGTGATCCGCTTGATCCGGCAACGCAGATTGGGCCGATCGCCAGCCCCAGTGAATACAAGAAGGTTTGGTCCTACGTAGAAGCAGGCAAGCAATCTTCAGCGCGATTAGTTGCAGGTGGCAACACGCGCAAAGTGAACGGCAAAGGGTTGTTCATCGAACCTACGCTGTTTGCCGATGCAACCAATGATATGAAGATCAGCCGAGAAGAGATCTTCGGTCCAGTACTGCCTATCATTCCGTTTGATACTGAGGAAGATGCTATTCGCATCGCCAATGACACCCCTTATGGATTGGCATCCGGCATTCAAACCGGAAATCTAGGTCGGGCATTGCGTCTGGCGGACAAGATTAAAGCGGGTACGGTGTGGATTAACACCTGGCATAAATATCATCCCAATGCACCCTTTGGCGGGTTCAAAATGTCTGGCTACGGGCGTGAGCAGGGCGCAGAAGCCCTTGAGAGCTATACGCAATACAAGACCGTTTGGGCGAATCTGGTTTGA